In Cryptomeria japonica chromosome 5, Sugi_1.0, whole genome shotgun sequence, the genomic window TGTGTCAAAGAATGGGTAGACCGCGACTGCAGGGATTCCCAGTCTGTTTGCAATGGTATTGAGTTGCGGATATTAAGCAATATTTTATGAAATCTTATCTGTGAAGAACTTGTGCCTTGTTGACGAAATAGAATATCCAAGGTCACAACagtattgaatgtgtgccatagagccagtgccattgagtgagatgcatataatggcctatccataactgggggaagctgtgcaagatcaccaaccaaaatgactaagatacctgcaaatgattcatgttgtctgCTGGGAAAAGCTTCTCACAAGCTTTTATCAATCTTAATGAGTAATTGagggccaacaaagctcatttcatctattaaaatgtaatgtaagtgtttgcattgctcttgaaacattaatagggaatggcctgttaagggtttgtattcttgaatgggtATACGAAGGGCAAcatggattgtggttgcttggatattatatgcggAAACACCTAttggtgctagtacaagcaaaGGGTATTGTGCATGTTCTGAATTTGAATTTAACTGTCTGTGTATGCagtcaataagaaatgattttccAGTGCCTGTTGTGCCTTGAATGATTAATCGTAATGGTGAAGAATGCAAGTTCTGTTCCTTGGCTTCTCTCTGTAAAAATAAAGTGAGATGCTTTTGAATGCAGTGGTTCATCGGGTATAGAAGCAGTCCAATCAAATTGTAGATCAATCAAATTGTAGATCAAAATCATGTTTGCCAAGCATTTGAAGTGAAACAACGTCAaagttgtttgatgctcccatttgtgacaagaattCCCATTCGTACAGATCTTCATGAGTTGATTGACGAATATCTTCTGGTTGTAGCTCTTCACCATTTTCTGTGGTAATGTGTTCTTCAAAATGATTTACATGCCACTGGatgtaatctgtactttgaagATCTTTCCAATTTATGATAATTTCTTCAGTTGAGTTCCCTATATGTAGAGGAATGATTTGAAATGGtttgtaaagaagcaattcactccaacagaaactttcaaaactgttgtcctcttctaaaggtaaagatttgtgttgtaggtagacatttacaattgcgggtagctttcttttcatccatttacatgatttgCGTTGGTCAGAGTATGTATATAGCTGGGCTAAATGAAGCAGAGTCGGGTTTGCTAATTGTAAtggtcatttcatgtagtttgagatgtaggatattgaggtttgagattcttcatcacaattagctatgcattgaaagattTTTTTACCAACATTAAGTGTTACAAATTGGTGTGtgcaagatatcaatgggagtttaagcagcatgtgacaagtttcttgtgcgCTAATGTCCTTATCAGCAATAATTCCCATGAGGAGTCTTTGGTATGCTAAGAGAATAGTATCATCTAAATTTGTTGATTCAACTATAAGTTTCAAAATATCAATATAACTTTCTGACTTTTGTTCAGTTTTGGATGCGTACTTTGAGATATATTGTAGAATTGTTTTTTTGGAGCAGACAGGCTGACAGtcaacattagccctccatatggTGAGTATTGTTGGGTTGTGTACATTCAGATGATCATCATTCCTTGCTGGTTTGTATGATGGGTTATTGTTGTGGTCTAACATCAATGAGGATTCGGGTTGTTCATGCCAAGGAGCTTTGTAGCAGCATTGAAGGGTTGAGTTTTTTTTCCTCAAGAAGGTATACTCTACACACTTTGTATGTCATTGAAAAACATTGAGTAACTCAGTATAATCAGTGCAAGGATCCGACTTGGATATGACCTCTGTATCTACAAGACATGGATCTGAAATTGCAGGCATATATTGCCTGTTCAAGCGAGCTTCTTCAGGAGATGGGTTCTAGGCTGTGATGTACTGGTCAAAGAAGTGTTTAACTGATTGGATACTTGCATGATCTGACCAGTCAAGGTTATCAACATTTGGTGCTTCTGGCAACCAAATAAATCCATGTATATGTACAGATCCTCGGTGTTTCCATTCATATATGTACCAGTGGTCAATGATTTTCAATTCTTTGACATTGACTTCATCacgaaagatttgaaatcttaagtgcaaGTATAAAGCTGTAATGTGGGGATTATTGACTAAATTTTCAGTAAATTGTCTTCTGGTGTTGGGTATAGCAGGTGACTTTGTTTTTGGCAATAACTTATGCAAGTTTGGCCATTTTGTATCAGTTGAACTTAAGGTGAAGAATAGTGTAGGTGCACCTAACTGTTCTATCATTGATGTAAGGTCATGTCGAGACTTGCTCCAAAATGCTCGTGTACCACGCAATGAGGCTGCATATCGcatgatatgatttggtaattcaCTTGATGGTGTCTTTTGTAAGTGTTCCTTTAGACCATGAAGATTTTGTGGAAGACTATCTTGTAGATTAGTCTTAATGAAGACAACAGCTGATTGCTGGGATCGATGTATCATCaaaagattgtagatataatatctaaagtGAACATGTTGCCCAAATCTTTGATCAGAATATTTGATCaggtgcaaagcatattcatgtaaatgtacttgccttgttctttgttgtagtggtaaagcTATTCCAGAAGGGAATAGTGTTGGGAATGCGATGGAAAGGAGGCCCTTagtattgtactcattgataggtgatgtactaatttgtggccaaggaagaacgttgttgttgttgttatctagatggaggattttttTGATTGCATCAAGTTCTGGTATTGATGATGGTAGTTGTGGGATAAATGAGGAACTATTCTCCccaatttgttcttcattgttaatATTCAGCAGAGTGGAAGTATCTTGAACAACATCTTCTTGCAGGGAATGCACTGAATGCAGTAGCTCTGTAATGTCAGTGGTTTGCTCTGGCAATAGATGCACTGCATTTGgatcaatgactacatccttgtagtattgatcatgtttcattttgtaagccaatgcatttaTGACGTGAAATCTATTCACGTAACAGTCATAAGTTAAGCCTTGCAAATTGGTTCTACGGACAATTAGAATTTCTTATTGCTTAATATGGCGAGGTAATGTTATTGCAATTTTagaaatatcttgtgggaagtttATTTTATGGCTATAATATTTATATTTCCCTCCCCTTGCATGTGTTACTTGTAAAACAGGGGcaattcttgatatgagcatttcttctacttgagagagacactttaaaatagaaggttgctcacccgggtccatattgtttgataatgagaagCGGTGCAGGCCTTTTTCACCATAACATCTCATGCACATAAGTACGTGATTGAATTTTTTAATAGTCATGTCGACATACATTTCTTTGCAAATAGAACATGCTGtgtgacctccaacatatcaatctttttgcAGAAATTAGACAACGTATTTTGAAATGAAGGAGTATTCACAACAAGTTTAGGAGCAGTAGAAGATGTTTGATTGAGATTAATTTGCTCAAGATCATTCTTTTCTATTTCTAATAAATTTCCTGAGTTATTAAAAGGTCTATGTAGTGCATGACATCTCAGTTGTCGTTTCTTGGAGATATCGACTCTGTTCTTTGCATAGTAATTTCTATTGGTCTGGCTTCTCTTCAATTTGATTGCATCAATTTCTTGAGGGCAAGGCtggatagatatctaatatttgaAAGAGAGCACAGGGATGTCAGAATTTTCATAATTGAAGGTAGCTAACCTTGAACTATGTATCAAGAATGTATGAGAATTGAAAATTGTTGCATCTATGGTAATGTGATTTTAGAGGATTTGTTCTGTATGTCAAGtgcttttgttgtgtttatttGTATGTCTAGTGATCTGTTGTGTTGTTTTGTTGCTCTCATTCAGTCAACTTATATGTACACATATTTATATACTTGTAAATGACTTTACTTGAAATGTATGGGTTTTGGAAAGTCATAAATTGACTTTGTAGTGTTGTTCTGCGTACACTTGTTGCTGTTAGCAACTTGGTTTTTCAAAAGTAGCATTGTAATATAAGTATGCATAGATATAGTAATTTCtgatacatacacatgtatgtatatatgtacatatgtatatatacatatgaattaaATATTCAAAGTGCTACAtacaaacatatgcacatatataactacacatgtatatataaaaaaaactaagactatgaattttatatatatatatatatatatatatatatatatatatatatatatatatatatcaatgtatatatatgtataattattTGTTGTTCTTAGTTGTTTGCTATTTTTGAAAACATCATTCTAATATAGGTATGCACAAATATAGTAATTTCTGATACATAcagatgtatacatacatatacacgtatatatacatatcatttaaaaattcaaagttttgtatatgaacatatgcacatatataactacacatgtgTATATCAAAAAGACTATAACTACGAATACATATATATAGTTATGTACATATATAAGTATAGTTGTATATCTACGAAATTCTATAAGTATGAATAATTCTGGTGTTGTATAGTTATATAAATAGATATTAGACCAGGAAAAAAAtgatatacatgcatatatgtataaattttcAGCAAACAACATAGAGTTCAACACATTTAAAAGTAATGAGTATGAGTGCAAATAAATTATGTCAGGAGGAAAAACTTTCAAAGAGATAAGAGGTAGATGTAAGCAatgtacatatagatatttatagaagCGGCCTTGTGTTCGTAAAACGTAATTGTTTGTATATTTAAAACTATTAAATATGTAAATTAGCTAATGGTATAATTGTATTGTAAACTGAAAGTTTAATAACCTGAAAAGATGCATTATAATTCTAAGTCTGTGTACTTAGATGATTAATTTCTGGAAGTAGTGCATGACACTCAGCTTTGAAGTCAACAGGAGAGACTTTATTGACTGTCACTTTCATCTTTGATTCTGAATTATATGTCTCAGTGGAAACCGACAGTGTGAATGAATAGTGACATGACAGTAGTCTCTTAATCACTGAGCAAGCTGTCTCTGTTGTTGTTGCATCATTTTGTAGTGCACAAAGTTGTTTTAcagttttgtgtagcaagtgaatgCTACCCTCATCAAATGCAATGGCCCATAGAGTACCTGTGGCATCTTGTAACTTTAGTGGCAAGAGGTAACTATAATTATAGTCTTGCATAGTCATTTGACATCTAGAGCAAAACAGAGAATCATCAACTTGATGTGTACATTTTTTCTTGCAAGGCCTTCCATTGATTATTAGTGGACAGGTTGCGTAATATAAATTTTGGTCAGTTACGTTTAAAAAGCGCAGAACGGCTAGCAAAGTTGTTTGAATTGTTTCTGGTTTGATGCTCATTTGCTCACGAATTGAAGAAATAGTCATTCTACTATATTTAccatctatgtggatagtttcTGCAACAAAGGGTACAACAAGCAAAGGGTCCTTTCCTCTTAACATTAGAAGCTCTGCTTCTAGAAAAGTTGGGTTGATATGTAATATGGTTGCAGCTGTTATGTTTATAAGCTTCCCATTGAAATAGCCAACACGAGAATTACGTAAAGCAAGGATAACCAAACTATCATTGATCAACATATTTTTCAATTCTAGGCCTTTTTGTTCTGCCATTGGACCCCAtaggttgatgtcaattgttgaatTAGATAGATCACTAATTTTCACAACACGTTTGTGTGTTTGACTGCCATCTTTCCTGTGTattggaatgatatctccaacatATAGAACAAGGTCAATTCTGTCAACCAACATGTTATTTGTTAGATGAAACAATTCATTAATGGGCATGAAAGGAGGACCTTGTTGATCTGCTTGTTCTTCGTTGGTGCAGCGTTTCAGTATGGATGCATCAAACAAGGTGATTTCTAAATGACTATTTAGTTTGTTGTACCTTGCATTTGCCTTCTTAATAGATCCCTTTGAAATAAGATAATGTGAACCTATGTCCACACGGTTAGAGTGTAACTTAGCTATCTCATCAAAACATGTAATTCTAATTTCAGAATCTTCACAAtcaacaatgtcaaagctaaacacATGGCCATTTTTTGTGGCTGTGTTATATGCCTTAATAGGGCATTTATGAGTAACTCTCCCTTTGATTGTTcatttattttggtatggattcaaagttttgatagGGCTTATATTTTCAGAAGTTGTTGTTTGCGGGGATGGCAATTCAGTGGTAAATTGAAGAGATCGTTTAGATGTTGATGATCTGTCCTCAGACATCATTtctagttattgttctttgaacgGGTATACTGGTTTACCAAAGAATTGGAAATCACTTTTTTTCACTTCCAGACTAAGTATTACAATAGTCCTGTGAAAACAAAAGACTTCTTTTTAAATTACTGTTGATtatacataaacaaaattaaaaaaagatgaaacatattgtatttaataaccatagttgatttcctaccttgtgttccatatgtatcGGCATGTATAACTCGATAACTGGACTATCGTGCCTATTTTTAGAATATTTGAATCTATCAGAGTAGCATATTAAGAAGGCAAGATTGCCAactgcatgtatgtgccatcagaTAACACTAATTTATGTCTGTCAGTATCATCTGTGTTGTTCTGCATTTTCTGAAATGACAAAACTTGTAGCAATGCTAAAGGAAGGTCATCCCcaacattgatagattgaattgcaaaaggggtagggacatactcttgggtttttgcctacaaaaaataatatgaatatagaggatttaattttAACGGCAAGCAGCTTATATGTTTCCTTACTTGTTAATGTAAAGCTTGTGTTAGTAAAGTATGTAATCAAGCTATGTTATCTATAGAGTATGCATTTACTTTTGCACTATGCTATGAAAAAAGGATGCATGTAGTAATGAAAAGGATGGTATGGAAAAGAGAGATGAATTGTCCAAAAAAAGAGCATAAAAGCTTTGTATTTTGAAAAGCTTTGATAATTTAGCTTACCAAATTATCAATAGTGGAGTGGTCTATCGATTCAGAGGTGGCTGCAGAAGATGCcattgtgcatatataccttttgagaattaaaagtaaattataagcatgatgaattgtagttcttatattagaatacaatcacaacatgatgtaagcttatcaaaggtatatatgcacaagcaGAGCAAAATTAACTAAGTTTAGACTAACGTTGTTacagtttattttttgtttcaaatggtaatgaattgatcataatgtgattgaaACATGCATTGAAAATGATAATTGGGCATATGCTGATAAGCTTAAAAAACATAAAGTATGACATCATGATTTACATATTTGAGAGCATATTAACAAAATATGAGTTCATCTCATCAAAGATCTTTGAAAATATGGGATGCTTCTGTCTGTTTCGAATCTTAACCAAAATATGAATGTAACTTTTTAAACATTGAATAATTACAACACAGGATCAAGCCAAGCAACACATCCAAGCTCATTATCAGTCCATTTAAATACTCTATCTCCTAATGTGAAAACAACCGTTGGATCATCTAATTGTTCAGTACTTGGTATTGGTAAAGGTGCTAATTCAATACTATGCATGGTTGTTACAGCAGTACAAGATGTAGAGAGGTTGATTGTTGTTTGGTTTGGTGATTTATGTTCGTAGTGGTCAATTATCTTTCTGAGGTTGCTCTTTAACTTGTTTCTTTCTTGCAACATGCTTTCAATTACATTGTTGATGCTCTCTGTTGCTTTCAATCTTCTATTTATTCTGAAATTTGATTGTGTAAGTGTGGTTGTTTTCTGTTGGAATGACAAAGTGGAAATGCATTACTAAAAAAAGTGAACATACAAGAATAATACAACAAATCTTTAAGTggatcactttttttttttgtgaattagaaTGAATTTACTATTAACTGATTATAAAAACTTGTAATAATTAGGTTAATACTTTAAGTTTTGTAAATTGACCAATGAGTCAACTTAAAAAGCTTTCACTCTGCAAGACAAGtgcttagttgcatttattttagagtatgtgtgtgtgtatatatatatatatatatatatatatatatatatatatatatatatatatataatatgagaATTTATTATTAGTAAAGTAAAAAATGTAACTATGTTATGCAATAAGGTGGTCACAAAATCAAAATTATAGACATCAATTGCAATATATTAATGTTCTAAATATGGAACATTTGTTAGTGGTTATTTATCTTGGTGattaaaagccttcatgtgcacaaagtcagTTATCTGATTTGCATGAGTCTGACCAAATATTTTGTGAAGCAACGTTGTGTTTAATGTTTTCCTGTGCAAAATGTATAATCCTGCTATGAAAACATTTTTGATTTGTGTGTATTCtgttgtaggttaaaagggttttaCTTTGTGTTGACGTGTGCCTCGGTTGCGGTCGTCTCCATGTGTGCGCTCTGTTTCCGAAGCGACGCtgtctttaatgattttgtccCCAAGGCTGTGCACGAATGTCGACGTTCTTTATGGCTGCTtgcaaccctaaaatctaatttgttttgttgttgtcagcAATATTTTGCTCTGGAAATTTTAGCATAAGGTTGTTAGGCTTTGTTCTCATTGTGACTGTTTTACTGGGCTTCTTTGTGAGTTTGACAGCGTGAATGGTTTCAATTTCAAAGGTAAGGTTTCATTTTATTAAAATTTGTCTGTCTACTTGCAAGGTTGTTGCTTTGTTtctgttgtttaactgtttgtgtgGGTGGGTACTTCCAGTTTGcaaggtgatgctctgcaaaaaggattagaaaacctgtttgatggcaacacacacaagagcacaagaaacaaacgttagtgttagcaacaaaagattatcctaaacaggcatatcaagagagatattaagcatgaaatagaaagcatataaacataaaatgaaatagctaatcaagatgctcatagttgctcctcccttgttcctctcctctccaagtcccaaatgagtgtagctctcagcagctttttgcactatggatgcttatggaggattgagatttaatactaagcttcaaatatgaaatgaaaagctaaatactatgctagagtagatagtgatgctatgaaaaagctctatgctaatgccagtataacaacaatactctaaaatgcttctcttttgcttgaggagaagggttctatttatagaagaaatggggaaatgaaaggttaagattgaatggtttaatcaagggccaagtttgaaagttggggatccatgtgcacaattggcaccaataaaatggtgacaagtgtcaacataggattgggttgagagaagaggttggaggcattaaaggcctgagaggacctcatggttatctagaaggtaagggtcaagtctaaactAAGATTACCcgttggattaagagttaatccaaggataaacctttgtgcaaatgtttaagagataatcatggtcaaagcattaatggcctgatgagacctttgggttgggtagaggttgagtcaaaacaaatgttttaaccatgtgggagggttgaattaaccattaatggttattggagactttggggattaagtggttgaaggttgaaagctttcaaaggttatccaagactttgagggttaatttgttgaacacacaaagcattaattgcttttcaaagactttggagtctttgagaagtgactccaatttgcttaggaatgtgacaatatttaagggatggatttaggctaattaggaagggtttagaagaatctagaaggggtttaggcatacaagtggattttgtaggaaaatgcaagtgggagaaattttggtattttcaattaaaataaaatcatttatttcaattaaatggtgtaagttgaatttggataaatatttaaataaatattaatttatttaaatgagaaaaagaagataaagcatttaaaatgcttgaagactttgagggaaaccattaaaggcttgaagactttaaggaaaaccattaaagtcttaagaagactatagaaggaagccatcaagtttgaagactttaaagccatcaagtttgactactttaagggaaaccattaaaggtttcaagtgggtgaggataaataggattttaa contains:
- the LOC131031306 gene encoding replication protein A 70 kDa DNA-binding subunit E-like; protein product: MLFNCLWVWLLPIWKAFSRLLCEFHTVHALNLQGLLLCLCYLIVCGCDYFQFPRCFRITLDIVFELGFVVALTEWFEFASVLIFGRGVVAGLLLWLCYLTVCGRDYFESATSLFTFTDSEIRITCFDEIAKLHSNRVDIGSHYLISKGSIKKANARYNKLNSHLEITLFDASILKRCTNEEQADQQGPPFMPINELFHLTNNMLVDRIDLVLYVGDIIPIHRKDGSQTHKRVVKISDLSNSTIDINLWGPMAEQKGLELKNMLINDSLVILALRNSRVGYFNGKLINITAATILHINPTFLEAELLMLRGKDPLLVVPFVAETIHIDGKYSRMTISSIREQMSIKPETIQTTLLAVLRFLNVTDQNLYYATCPLIINGRPCKKKCTHQVDDSLFCSRCQMTMQDYNYSYLLPLKLQDATGTLWAIAFDEGSIHLLHKTVKQLCALQNDATTTETACSVIKRLLSCHYSFTLSVSTETYNSESKMKVTVNKVSPVDFKAECHALLPEINHLSTQT